One segment of Solanum stenotomum isolate F172 chromosome 1, ASM1918654v1, whole genome shotgun sequence DNA contains the following:
- the LOC125846975 gene encoding uncharacterized protein LOC125846975 yields the protein MEQKLGRPVCRSEVILSTLLKKDDNYVNEEGNILGDKISEHLPKDQELAASSRVPMKILAHLNDAVGKVYGVQHSGCVRGLGGNVFPSNAFGMPRIQLVMRILVALVVCLINVLET from the exons ATG GAGCAAAAATTGGGAAGACCTGTGTGTCGAAGTGAGGTTATTTTGTCAACTTTACTGAAGAAGGATGATAACTATGTGAATGAAGAAGGAAATATTTTAGGT GATAAGATATCAGAGCATCTACCTAAAGATCAGGAACTTGCTGCCAGTTCACGTGTTCCTATGAAGATACTAGCTCATCTTAATGATGCTGTTGGAAAAGTGTATGGAGTTCAACATTCTGGTTGTGTGCGTGGTTTAGGTGGTAATGTTTTCCCTTCAAATGCTTTTGGAATGCCTCGCATTCAATTAGTTATGCGAATCTTGGTAGCTCTAGTAGTATGTCTGATCAACGTGTTGGAGACGTAG